The Candidatus Obscuribacterales bacterium DNA segment CATCTATGTCTGATCGTTCGCAACTGCTCGAACTCTGTCTTGAAATTGAAGAAGCCATTCGGAGAATAGAATGGCGATTTGAATACCTCTAGGGATGACAACCAAGCTGTAATCCTCTCACTGAGAGATTTCTGGCGGTCGAATCTCCTCCAAGAATCAGCTCATCTCACCTTGTCCAAAATGCAATCATGACCGGAAATTGGGCGATTCGGGGATTATGCCAATGATGTATCACCCATTTGGGGTGGAGACCTCAGCCATTCTTGAGACTCTATCAATTGCTATAACCCTTTGAGGGCAAGGATTATAAGCATGTTGTCATCCCCTGAGGTGAGGGTCTTGATTTATGCAAGAGGTCTAATGAACCCACCTCTCCCTTGCAGGGACTTCCCCCAGGAGGAGTGCGCAGAGCGCGGGGTGGGTTCATAGCGAAACGGGGAGCCTCCCCATGTTTACGCTTTCAGTTGAAACTGCCGCAAACGGAGGGCATTGAGCACAACAGACACAGAACTCATCGCCATTGCGGCACCGGCGATCATGGGGCTGAGGAGCCAGCCGGTGAAGGGGTAGAGGGCGCCGGCAGCGATGGGAATGCTGATCACGTTGTAGATGAAGGCAAAGAAGAGGTTGCTGCGGATGTTGCGCATCGTGGCGCGGCTGAGTTGAATGGCGGTGATGATGCCTTGGAGGTCGCCGGAAATCAAGGTGATGTCCGAGGCAGCCATGGCTACATCAGTACCGGTGCCGATCGCAATCCCCACATCGGCTTGGGCGAGGGCGGGCGCGTCGTTAATGCCGTCCCCGACCATGGCGACGATCGCAGCCGATTTGCGGTGGGCTTTTTCCTGTTGCAACTGCTGAATGATTTCGGCTTTTTGGTCGGGGCGGACTTGGGCAAAGCTGCGATCAATGCCCACTTCGGCGGCGATCGCATCGGCGGTTTTGGGGTTATCGCCCGTGAGGAGGACGACTTCTAAGCCCATGCGCTGTAAGCGTTGCACCACTTGCTTGGAAGAGGGTTTGAGGGCATCGGCGATCGCCACAATCGCG contains these protein-coding regions:
- a CDS encoding HAD-IC family P-type ATPase; its protein translation is AIVAIADALKPSSKQVVQRLQRMGLEVVLLTGDNPKTADAIAAEVGIDRSFAQVRPDQKAEIIQQLQQEKAHRKSAAIVAMVGDGINDAPALAQADVGIAIGTGTDVAMAASDITLISGDLQGIITAIQLSRATMRNIRSNLFFAFIYNVISIPIAAGALYPFTGWLLSPMIAGAAMAMSSVSVVLNALRLRQFQLKA